A single window of Mycosarcoma maydis chromosome 1, whole genome shotgun sequence DNA harbors:
- a CDS encoding putative aspartyl aminopeptidase, translating into MSTASSTAVAAVMDKSTKQDDIAAARRFLRYVDASPTPFHAVATTSAMLDAAGFQRIKESELWDDKVKRGGKYYFTRNQSAIVAFAVGAKYEPGNGVHVVGAHTDSPNFQIKPISRKTKEGYLQCGVETYGGGIWASWFDRDLGVAGRVIVSDSKSHDKFTGRLVHIKRPILRIPTLAIHLNRTVNEAFKFNIEDNTVPILGLATEHLNKRADEAAEAAKVTPQAVGTPVMAEKHHSVLLDLLASELGISVEQIQDFELSLYDTQPASIGGINNEFIHSPRLDNQMSCFCATEALIDSLGSAESLNASSSIRAIALFDNEEVGSVSSHGAESNMLPSLIQRLVALPVSSSSSSSSSNPAASNLYEQAIARSFLLSSDMAHGFHPNYPSFYEENHRPKINQGPVIKTNVKQRYATTGPTAFLIRRIAQRAQVPLQSFVVKNDMPCGSTIGPMLSKLGIRTLDLGNPQLSMHSIRETCGTKDVEYKIQLFKHFFDSFEQIDAQLVID; encoded by the coding sequence ATGAGCACCGCTTCTTCCACCGCTGTTGCCGCTGTCATGGACAAGAGCACAAAACAGGATGACATTGCTGCGGCGCGTCGATTCCTCCGATACGTCGATGCCAGCCCCACCCCGTTCCATGCCGTCGCtaccacctcggccatgctcgatgctgctggctttcAACGTATCAAGGAGAGCGAGCTATGGGACGATAAGGTGAAGCGCGGTGGTAAGTACTACTTTACTCGTAATCAGTCTGCCATTGTCGCCTTTGCCGTTGGTGCCAAGTATGAGCCAGGTAATGGTGTCCACGTAGTTGGCGCTCACACCGACTCGCCCAACTTCCAGATCAAGCCCATCTCTCGCAAGACAAAGGAGGGATACCTGCAATGCGGTGTAGAGACCTACGGTGGTGGTATCTGGGCTTCGTGGTTCGATCGAGATCTCGGTGTCGCTGGTCGCGTAATTGTGTCCGACTCAAAGTCGCACGACAAGTTTACAGGCAGGCTTGTGCACATCAAGCGGCCCATCCTGCGTATCCCTACCCTTGCTATCCACCTCAACCGCACGGTCAATGAGGCATTCAAGTTCAACATTGAGGACAACACCGTACCCATCCTCGGTCTCGCCACTGAGCACCTCAACAAGCGCGCCGAcgaagctgccgaggctgccAAGGTCACTCCACAGGCAGTAGGTACACCTGTCATGGCGGAAAAGCACCACTCTGTTCTTCTGGATCTGCTTGCATCGGAGCTCGGTATCTCCGTAGAGCAAATCCAGGACTTTGAGCTCAGCTTGTATGACACACAACCCGCATCCATCGGAGGCATCAACAACGAGTTCATCCACTCTCCTCGACTCGACAACCAGATGTCGTGCTTTTGCGCTACTGAGGCCCTCATCGACTCTCTTGGGTCGGCGGAATCGCTAAATGCGTCTTCCTCGATCCGTGCGATCGCGCTCTTTGACAACGAGGAGGTCGGCTCGGTTTCGTCCCACGGTGCCGAGTCCAACATGCTGCCAAGTCTCATTCAGCGACTGGTGGCGCTTCCGGTatcatcatcttcgtcttcgtcttcttcgaATCCAGCTGCCTCGAATCTGTACGAGCAGGCCATCGCGCGATCCTTTCTGCTTTCGTCCGACATGGCACACGGCTTCCATCCCAACTACCCATCCTTCTACGAGGAGAATCATCGACCCAAGATCAACCAGGGACCAGTCATCAAGACCAACGTCAAGCAGCGGTATGCTACCACCGGCCCCACCGCTTTCCTTATTCGACGCATCGCGCAGCGCGCACAGGTTCCTCTGCAGTCATTTGTGGTCAAGAACGACATGCCATGCGGATCTACGATCGGACCTATGctcagcaagctcggcatccgaactctcgaccttggcaaCCCGCAGCTGTCGATGCACTCGATCCGCGAAACTTGTGGGACCAAGGATGTCGAGTACAAGATTCAACTCTTCAAGCATTTTTTCGATTCGTTCGAACAGATCGATGCCCAGCTTGTCATTGACTGA
- a CDS encoding uncharacterized protein (related to KAP114 - Member of the karyopherin-beta family, nuclear import), giving the protein MEQQLAACLEATLSPDAATRTQAESQLESLRSPQTDPTGQAGLGLVKVLLDSNTPIHIRQSAGLALRKYITARWSPYFDNFVGSALDVTVKQQIRQILLAGLADPVRKIRNATSYAISTIAGPDYPDEYPDLLPYIQHLLQQQEPNGLHGAMTLLSEFVRVEMDEIQLIQVAKEILPALEQVLAQEQQHSAYVRARCLLVFRQCLTTLFMVKESYPDVVKQASQVMLPRWLSMMQTLLATDAAQELASDLQQGWPTLALRNEIFKTLKVAAMFRAQFKSYLYSFIQSSISNLASLLPVFKQLYLSSTSGIDVPATEEGEEDVSCDLPSLACSIFDFINEVSRGDRSRDLFVHGGTGGQGCETEALKQLISLLLVFIDMTVDDEDNWANDANAFIADEDDETLAYSLRIAAADLLGMLIEDFPIPSLRSIGHQVHQLVAQASAEKAAGNENWWKAHEGVLAAIGNNADAIGEIIDTQSEGKVALGLESIFSNIVLPNVGNDTHPFLQGRCFVFASQFATSLPSELATQFLDAAVNAIDSESASLPVKISAVRTIKNFYRHLPSNIVDPYAPRIVQKLGPLLTQASDDTLILIIETLQAVIVKETESGDVTTAAHVEPDIIGEIVRAALQVWAPNAQDVFLLSVVSDLLESLARSKQTGVSQVIVQQSLPFLSAAIGSSLSGQPSSSADDQPSAVVETAIELAKSVLDGANSAALRGAVNVLCPNLFQVLSTSQDRDVLQNGIECLTVLVKKCTQELVDWKEPKVQTASVDLMLQIIAKLLVPTDNFESGGLAVGDLVVALLRKARDQIAHVLPELLNAMAQRLATAQTASFIQSLIVPIAYLLHDNDEQAKEVMDLLESMQVAPSVQNPTAESGNGLEVLCKKWVDNVETLQGFWAQRVSALALAKVLDSRRPFLTTINVRGDILPDNSGIIRTRSRAKTMPHQYTSVPMFAKIVKVLVKEWSSASRCGNRGGLNAGDRARTPETDDEDGEWDDEYEPHSGGKDDFGLLSDMLGPGGLDALQDDDAFGLEDDEDLKSDPAYTIDLKTWLSQYLQHLAQTVGRASFESLLAPHLNAEESSMLNSIL; this is encoded by the coding sequence atggagcagcagctagCAGCTTGCCTCGAGGCAACGCTCTCACCGGATGCGGCTACCAGGACTCAGGCAGAGTCACAACTCGAATCGTTACGCTCTCCTCAGACCGATCCTACAGGACAGGCAGGCTTGGGTCTTGTCAAGGTGCTGCTTGACTCGAACACGCCCATACACATTCGACAGTCTGCTGGTCTCGCTCTACGCAAGTACATCACAGCACGTTGGTCGCCCTACTTTGATAATTTCGTCGGAAGCGCCCTCGATGTGAcggtcaagcagcagatTCGTCAAATTCTGCTGGCGGGTCTCGCTGATCCCGTTCGCAAGATCCGCAACGCCACATCCTACGCCATTTCTACCATCGCTGGCCCCGATTATCCCGATGAATACCCCGATCTGCTCCCCTATATACAGCACCTCCTCCAACAACAAGAGCCCAATGGCTTGCATGGTGCCATGACCCTCCTCTCCGAGTTTGTTCgtgtcgagatggatgagATTCAGCTCATTCAGGTAGCCAAAGAGATTCTTCCTGCATTGGAGCAAGTCCTAGcacaagagcagcaacacagTGCCTATGTGCGCGCTAGGTgcctgctcgtcttccgaCAATGCCTCACGACCCTCTTTATGGTCAAGGAGTCGTATCCCGATGTGGTCAAGCAAGCATCGCAGGTCATGCTTCCACGTTGGCTTTCCATGATGCAGACGCTTCTAGCCACTGATGCAGCTCAAGAGCTTGCTTCGGATTTACAGCAGGGGTGGCCAACATTGGCGTTGCGCAACGAAATcttcaagacgctcaaggTCGCTGCCATGTTCCGTGCTCAGTTCAAATCATACCTGTACAGCTTCATTCAGTCGTCCATATCCAATCTCGCCTCACTTCTTCCCGTCTTCAAGCAGCTCTATTTATCCAGCACGTCTGGTATTGATGTACCCGCAACAGAAGAGGGGGAAGAAGATGTTTCTTGCGACTTGCCCTCCTTGGCTTGCTCTATCTTCGATTTTATCAATGAAGTGTCCCGAGGAGACCGCTCCCGCGATCTTTTTGTCCATGGTGGTACAGGGGGGCAGGGATGCGAGACTGAGGCCTTGAAACAGCTCATCAGTCTGCTCCTCGTCTTCATTGATATGaccgtcgacgacgaggacaaTTGGGCCAACGACGCAAACGCCTTCATCGCcgatgaagatgacgaGACTCTCGCTTACAGCCTGCGCATTGCAGCTGCCGACTTGCTCGGTATGCTCATCGAGGACTTTCCGATTCCATCGCTTCGATCCATCGGACACCAGGTTCACCAACTCGTTGCACAGGCAAGCGCCGAGAAGGCTGCTGGCAACGAGAATTGGTGGAAGGCGCACGAAGGTGTACTGGCGGCCATCGGCAACAACGCAGACGCTATTGGCGAAATTATCGACACTCAGTCCGAAGGCAAAGTCGCACTTGGCCTCGAGTCCATCTTCTCCAACATTGTTTTACCCAACGTTGGCAATGATACACACCCTTTCCTGCAAGGGCGCTGCTTTGTTTTCGCATCCCAATTTGCGACCTCGCTCCCCTCCGAACTGGCCACTCAATTCCTTGACGCAGCTGTCAACGCGATCGACTCCGAAAGTGCTTCTCTGCCAGTCAAGATCTCAGCGGTCCGCACCATCAAGAACTTCTACCGACACTTGCCCTCAAACATTGTGGATCCTTACGCACCACGTATCGTGCAAAAACTTGGACCTCTTCTTACGCAGGCTTCCGACGACACGCTCATCCTCATTATCGAGACGTTACAAGCGGTAATTGTCAAAGAGACGGAAAGCGGCGACGTTACGACAGCGGCCCACGTAGAGCCCGACATCATTGGCGAGATTGTCCGCGCAGCTCTTCAAGTATGGGCACCAAATGCTCAAGATGTTTTTCTTCTCTCGGTGGTCTCGGACTTGCTTGAGTCGCTCGCCAGATCCAAGCAAACCGGCGTCTCCCAAGTCATCGTCCAGCAAAGCTTGCCATTTTTGTCCGCCGCCATCGGCTCAAGTCTGTCAGGCCAGCCAAGTTCGTCTGCAGATGACCAACCTTCCGCTGTTGTGGAAACTGCGATAGAGCTCGCCAAGAGTGTGCTCGACGGTGCCAactctgctgctcttcgcGGCGCAGTCAACGTGCTCTGTCCGAATCTTTTCCAAGTACTTTCCACCAGCCAGGATCGTGATGTGCTGCAAAATGGTATCGAGTGTCTAACCGTGCTCGTCAAAAAATGCACTCAGGAGCTCGTTGATTGGAAGGAGCCTAAGGTGCAGACAGCATCGGTGGATCTTATGCTCCAGATCattgccaagctgctcgttcCTACCGACAACTTCGAGAGCGGCGGTCTTGCTGTAGGTGACCTTGTAGTGGCGCTTCTGAGAAAGGCACGCGATCAGATCGCGCACGTGCTGCCAGAACTGCTCAACGCTATGGCCCAACGTCTTGCAACAGCACAAACAGCCAGCTTTATACAGTCTCTCATTGTTCCTATTGCGTATCTTCTACACGACAACGATGAGCAGGCAAAGGAGGTCATGGATCTTCTCGAGTCGATGCAGGTGGCGCCTTCTGTGCAGAATCCGACTGCAGAGAGCGGCAACGGGCTTGAGGTGCTCTGCAAGAAATGggtcgacaatgtcgagacCTTGCAGGGTTTCTGGGCACAACGAGTGAgcgcgcttgcgcttgccaagGTTCTAGATAGTCGACGGCCTTTCCTCACCACGATCAACGTCCGAGGTGACATCCTCCCGGACAACTCGGGTATCATCCGGACTCGTTCACGCGCAAAGACGATGCCACACCAGTACACCAGTGTGCCGATGTTTGCCAAGATCGTCAAGGTACTTGTCAAGGAATGGAGTAGTGCTTCCAGATGCGGTAATCGGGGAGGTTTGAATGCAGGAGACCGAGCGCGTACACCCGAGacagacgacgaagacggtGAGTGGGATGACGAGTACGAGCCGCACTCTGGAGGAAAGGacgactttggcttgctcTCGGACATGCTGGGACCAGGTGGCTTGGATGCGTTgcaggacgacgatgctttCGGGCttgaagacgacgaggatctcAAGTCTGACCCTGCCTACACGATCGACTTGAAGACCTGGCTGTCTCAATACCTGCAGCATCTTGCACAGACAGTCGGGCGTGCCTCTTTCGAGTCTCTTCTCGCACCTCACTTGAACGCAGAAGAatcgtcgatgctcaactcgatcctTTAG